One region of Mangifera indica cultivar Alphonso chromosome 3, CATAS_Mindica_2.1, whole genome shotgun sequence genomic DNA includes:
- the LOC123211753 gene encoding probable serine/threonine protein phosphatase 2A regulatory subunit B''delta isoform X1, which translates to MMDVEVVTGDVTSVDPDLLQLPELSPLAVKSNPYLAEELFSIWLSFPDTYKLVKSLMADAKAGAPFNTSGSSTSMNISSTNSLPSMFAAASTPPLSPRATSGSPRVTKHRTGPSPLASSLKIVSEPVWEVIPQFYFKNGRPPPNELKDQCLYAIDQLFYGRTPGLQVHDFKSVTKEICKLPSFFSTALFRRINTVSTGIVTRDQFIDYWINGNMLTMDLATRIYRILKQPDHNYLTQDDFKPVLRELLASHPGLEFLQSTPEFQLRYAETVIYRIFYYINRSGNGHLTLRELKRGNLIAAMQHVDEEEDINKVLRYFSYEHFYVIYCKFWEIDTDHDFLIDKENLIRYGNHALTYRIVDRIFSQVPKKFTCKVSGKMGYEDFVHFILSEEDKSSEPGLEYWFKCIDLDGNGLLTRNEMQFFYEEQLHRMECMAQEPVLFEDILCQIIDMIGPENEGYITLRDLKSCKLSGHVFNILFNLNKFIAFESRDPFLIRQERENPTWTEWDRFAHREYIRLSMEEDVEDASNGSGDIWDESLEAPF; encoded by the exons atgATGGATGTGGAGGTTGTGACTGGTGACGTGACGTCTGTGGACCCGGATTTGTTACAGTTACCGGAGCTTTCACCGTTGGCGGTCAAATCCAATCCCTATCTTGCTGAGGAGCTCTTTTCGATTTGGCTTTCGTTTCCTGACACATATAAAttg GTGAAGTCTTTGATGGCTGATGCAAAGGCAGGAGCTCCTTTTAACACATCTGGGAGTTCTACTAGTATGAATATTTCTTCGACCAATTCATTACCTTCCATGTTTGCAGCTGCCAGTACTCCTCCTCTTTCACCACGTGCTACGTCTGGTTCTCCACGTGTTACAAAACACAGGACTGGTCCTTCTCCCTTAGCTTCTTCCTTGAAAATAGTCAGTGAGCCTGTATGGGAAGTCATACCTCAG ttttattttaaaaatggaCGTCCGCCTCCAAACGAACTGAAAGACCAGTGCTTGTATGCAATTGATCAGCTTTTTTATGGCCGCACGCCTGGATTGCAAGTTCATG ATTTTAAGTCAGTGACAAAGGAAATTTGCAAGCTACCATCATTTTTCTCTACTGCTCTGTTTAGAAGGATAAACACTGTTAGCACTGGAATTGTGACAAG GGatcaatttattgattattggaTTAATGGCAACATGTTGACAATGGATCTAGCAACACGGATTTACAGAATTTTGAAACAACCGGATCACAATTACCTCACTCAG GATGATTTCAAACCTGTATTACGGGAACTTTTGGCGTCTCATCCAGGGTTGGAGTTTTTACAAAGCACGCCTGAATTTCAGCTAAGATATG CGGAAACAGTCATATACCGAATATTTTACTACATTAACAGATCAGGAAATGGCCATCTTACCCTCAGGGAGTTGAAACGTGGAAACCTGATTGCTGCAATGCAGCATGTAGATGAGGAAGAAGACATTAACAAAGTCTTGAG GTACTTCTCATATGAACACTTCTATGTAATTTACTGCAAATTCTGGGAGATCGACACAGACCATGATTTTTTGATTGACAAAGAGAACCTCATCAGATATGGTAACCATGCTCTTACCTACCGGATTGTTGATAGAATTTTTTCTCAG GTTCCAAAGAAATTTACTTGTAAAGTTTCAGGGAAGATGGGTTATGAAGATTTTGTTCACTTTATATTGTCAGAAGAGGATAAATCTTCAGAGCCTGGACTAGAGTACTG GTTTAAATGCATTGATTTGGATGGGAATGGGTTGCTCACACGAAATGAAATGCAATTCTTTTATGAGGAGCAGTTGCATAGGATGGAATGCATGGCCCAAGAGCCCGTGCTATTTGAAGATATATTATGCCAAATTATTGACATGATTGGGCCAGAG AATGAGGGCTACATAACTCTACGTGACTTGAAAAGTTGCAAACTCTCTGGACATGTTTTCAATATTCTTTTCAATCTCAATAAGTTCATTGCTTTTGAAAGTCGTGACCCTTTTCTTATACGTCAG GAGCGCGAAAACCCAACTTGGACAGAATGGGATCGTTTTGCTCATAGAGAGTATATAAGGCTTTCCATGGAAGAAGATGTGGAAGATGCTTCAAATGGAAGTGGTGATATTTGGGATGAATCACTTGAGGCTCCCTTCTAA
- the LOC123211753 gene encoding probable serine/threonine protein phosphatase 2A regulatory subunit B''delta isoform X2, whose amino-acid sequence MLTMDLATRIYRILKQPDHNYLTQDDFKPVLRELLASHPGLEFLQSTPEFQLRYAETVIYRIFYYINRSGNGHLTLRELKRGNLIAAMQHVDEEEDINKVLRYFSYEHFYVIYCKFWEIDTDHDFLIDKENLIRYGNHALTYRIVDRIFSQVPKKFTCKVSGKMGYEDFVHFILSEEDKSSEPGLEYWFKCIDLDGNGLLTRNEMQFFYEEQLHRMECMAQEPVLFEDILCQIIDMIGPENEGYITLRDLKSCKLSGHVFNILFNLNKFIAFESRDPFLIRQERENPTWTEWDRFAHREYIRLSMEEDVEDASNGSGDIWDESLEAPF is encoded by the exons ATGTTGACAATGGATCTAGCAACACGGATTTACAGAATTTTGAAACAACCGGATCACAATTACCTCACTCAG GATGATTTCAAACCTGTATTACGGGAACTTTTGGCGTCTCATCCAGGGTTGGAGTTTTTACAAAGCACGCCTGAATTTCAGCTAAGATATG CGGAAACAGTCATATACCGAATATTTTACTACATTAACAGATCAGGAAATGGCCATCTTACCCTCAGGGAGTTGAAACGTGGAAACCTGATTGCTGCAATGCAGCATGTAGATGAGGAAGAAGACATTAACAAAGTCTTGAG GTACTTCTCATATGAACACTTCTATGTAATTTACTGCAAATTCTGGGAGATCGACACAGACCATGATTTTTTGATTGACAAAGAGAACCTCATCAGATATGGTAACCATGCTCTTACCTACCGGATTGTTGATAGAATTTTTTCTCAG GTTCCAAAGAAATTTACTTGTAAAGTTTCAGGGAAGATGGGTTATGAAGATTTTGTTCACTTTATATTGTCAGAAGAGGATAAATCTTCAGAGCCTGGACTAGAGTACTG GTTTAAATGCATTGATTTGGATGGGAATGGGTTGCTCACACGAAATGAAATGCAATTCTTTTATGAGGAGCAGTTGCATAGGATGGAATGCATGGCCCAAGAGCCCGTGCTATTTGAAGATATATTATGCCAAATTATTGACATGATTGGGCCAGAG AATGAGGGCTACATAACTCTACGTGACTTGAAAAGTTGCAAACTCTCTGGACATGTTTTCAATATTCTTTTCAATCTCAATAAGTTCATTGCTTTTGAAAGTCGTGACCCTTTTCTTATACGTCAG GAGCGCGAAAACCCAACTTGGACAGAATGGGATCGTTTTGCTCATAGAGAGTATATAAGGCTTTCCATGGAAGAAGATGTGGAAGATGCTTCAAATGGAAGTGGTGATATTTGGGATGAATCACTTGAGGCTCCCTTCTAA
- the LOC123211647 gene encoding uncharacterized protein LOC123211647: MVKFPTFLTMNQSLFIDMLAEEATNSDPRGPEARIMTEVAEASFDIDDYWRVVDVLHRRLNWGAIMQEKVDSIQNVSRGGIILKEARFKAIKTTKEIRGFGSDSMTSSP; encoded by the exons ATGGTGAAATTTCCTACTTTCTTGACAATGAATCAGTCACTGTTCATAGACat GTTGGCTGAGGAAGCGACAAACAGTGATCCAAGGGGACCTGAAGCAAGAATAATGACTGAAGTAGCAGAAGCAAGCTTCGACATTGATGATTATTGGCGAGTTGTTGATGTTCTTCATAGAAG GTTAAATTGGGGTGCTATAATGCAAGAGAAAGTGGACAGCATACAAAATGTTTCACGTGGAGGAATAATTCTGAAAGAAGCACGTTTCAAAGCtatcaaaacaacaaaagaaatcCGGGGTTTTGGAAGCGATTCAATGACATCTTCTCCATAA
- the LOC123212160 gene encoding COP1-interacting protein 7-like, which produces MKSSTPLESAVFQLTPTRTRCDLVISANGKTEKVASGLLNPFLAHLKTAQKQWDKGGYSIALLPESGSDTTWFTKGTIERFVRFVSTPEVLERVYTIESEILQIEEAIAIQSNNEIGLSTVEEIPAKPVESIEGSRPLLYSNEEKAIVLYKPGECLPEANGSAVHEGNSKVQLLKVLETRKTALQKEQGMAFARAVAAGFNVDHMAPLMLFAESFGATRLRDACVRFMDLWKRKHETGQWVEIEEAEAMSNQADFSAMNASGIMLSNVINKQKEFSETSENNSRSSIGANADEKPLSDQRSSSTHEHFQGQYPHLMFPPWPIHPQPGALPVFQGYAMPGMPYYQNYSANGTYFQPPYPSVEESRHNAGQRKEWRRHSMDGRDSNTESETWEIDGPKAISQDDAELGKQTSRKKASRSCKKQTGIVVIRNINYITSKGQDASDSESGSASNSGTDNEDGDIQCSAQEMKHRSSLRSKRKESHMSSMDAEVQGTVNRKGKDEEGGQWQAFQNFLLRDVDEEEHGVDQGMFVMEKGIRARRQQSATGDDPLVSSGRDMGVYHNGNITGMHKISGSIAHMPKGSRDELLNSGRVDKSGDSGRFMDGTMDVQSTEMNGRRGGYRRTTNEDFFIYRQENQSAFTNSPSDPLAVNKFERATNDLDGRSSHNMDDDSYIVPLRSASQDQVITDGRNAIDMASEFPSSNQMAENKSYGVVNQVSYEPDELNLMPERGGEKGSSGYNPALDYELQANVEDGASLKKKNKEAVTDAKLGSRKLNKDQRTKLTDTSDKKKSVGPIRKGKPSKLSPLDEARARAERLRTYKADLQKMKKQKEEEELKRLEALKIERQKRIAARGSSIPVQSPLPSQQTQKQLPTKLSPSTHRGSKFSDSEPGPSSPLQRFPVKTSLGSSDSLKASKARTSLGSHSGGNRLTRSVSSLPEPKKVNTAVTPDTKVSMARLRRLSEPKLISSPYVSSVKPRSAEPSSKPKSSNGPESKKISAIVNYDKSKAASLPELKVRKSKETDVTHDKSAAKESTQKVNGTKSSTASEGTEMKRNKDKNSRHSVGDDNLIIEKTVVMLECEKPPAPVHKREENKEFKKGLCDDNKVVENNKVVSDYAAIRALVSPLTIHGANKEPIQHQLQGKTGSHEVTRENSGNPEKESQKFAIISVSEKPNQAPFARVSSSEGPCSSNLEYGIAPPTDMHIVAMGTEMVRGDVSDSKSLKLEKIPEALNKPQTKESSKGFRRLLKFGKKNHSSATSDCNSESDNLSVNGSEADDGVKTVASSSEVHTLKTLISQDETPTAAAIPQKSSRTFSLLSPFRSKTSEKKLTA; this is translated from the exons ATGAAGTCATCAACTCCGCTTGAGTCAGCTGTGTTTCAGCTCACTCCAACTCGGACGAG GTGTGATTTGGTGATATCTGCTAATGGGAAGACGGAGAAAGTTGCTTCAGGATTGCTGAATCCATTTCTTGCCCACTTAAAGACTGCACAGAAACAGTGGGACAAGGGGGGTTATTCCATTGCTCTCCTGCCAGAGTCTGGCAGTGATACAACATGGTTCACAAAGGGAACCATCGAAAG gtTTGTTCGCTTTGTGAGCACTCCAGAGGTCTTGGAGCGTGTTTATACAATTGAGTCCGAGATCTTGCAGATTGAGGAGGCGATTGCGATTCAAAGCAACAATGAGATTGGCCTGAGTACC GTAGAAGAAATTCCAGCTAAACCTGTGGAAAGCATTGAAG GTAGTCGCCCTTTGCTGTACTCTAATGAGGAGAAAGCCATTGTCCTTTACAAG CCTGGAGAATGTCTGCCTGAGGCTAATGGGTCTGCTGTGCATGAGGGAAATTCAAA AGTCCAGCTATTGAAAGTCCTAGAGACACGGAAAACTGCATTACAAAAGGAGCAAGGCATGGCCTTTGCACGTGCTGTAGCTGCAGGTTTTAACGTTGATCACATGGCGCCTCTGATGTTGTTTGCCGAAAGCTTTGGGGCCACACGTTTGAG GGATGCTTGTGTAAGATTTATGGACTTATGGAAAAGAAAGCATGAGACTGGTCAATGGGTTGAAATTGAAGAAGCTGAGGCAATGTCTAACCAAGCAGATTTTTCAGCTATGAATGCATCAGGCATTATGCTTTCTAATGTGATCAATAAGCAGAAAGAATTCAGTGAAACTTCTGAAAATAACAGCAGATCAAGCATTGGTGCAAATGCTG ATGAGAAGCCATTATCAGATCAACGATCATCTAGCACTCACGAACATTTTCAAGGGCAGTATCCACACCTTATGTTTCCTCCCTGGCCAATTCATCCTCAACCTGGTGCACTACCAGTTTTTCAAGGGTATGCCATGCCAGGCATGCCTTACTATCAAAATTATTCAGCAAATGGCACATATTTTCAGCCACCTTATCCATCAGTTGAGGAATCTAGACATAATGCTGGCCAAAGAAAGGAATGGAGAAGGCATTCCATGGATGGTAGAGACAGCAACACTGAATCAGAAACCTGGGAGATAGATGGTCCTAAAGCAATATCCCAGGATGATGCAGAACTTGGGAAACAAACTTCAAGAAAGAAAGCTAGCAGATCCTGTAAAAAGCAAACTGGCATTGTAGTCATTCGGAATATTAATTACATAACTTCAAAGGGGCAAGATGCTTCGGATAGTGAATCTGGATCAGCTTCAAACTCTGGAACTGATAATGAAGATGGAGATATACAATGTAGTGCTCAAGAGATGAAGCATAGAAGCAGTTTGAGAtctaaaagaaaagagagtCATATGTCATCTATGGATGCTGAGGTGCAAGGGACAGTTAATAGGAAGGGGAAAGATGAAGAGGGTGGACAATGGCaagcatttcaaaattttctacttAGAGATGTCGATGAAGAGGAACATGGTGTTGACCAAGGCATGTTTGTGATGGAAAAGGGGATTCGAGCAAGACGGCAGCAGAGTGCGACTGGTGATGATCCTTTAGTTTCAAGTGGTCGAGATATGGGTGTGTATCACAATGGAAATATTACAGGTATGCATAAAATTAGTGGAAGTATAGCTCACATGCCTAAGGGATCAAGAGATGAACTATTAAACTCTGGAAGAGTGGATAAGTCTGGTGATAGTGGAAGGTTCATGGATGGTACAATGGATGTACAATCCACAGAAATGAATGGCAGGAGGGGCGGATATAGGAGGACAACAaatgaagatttttttatttatagacaGGAAAATCAATCAGCTTTTACGAATTCCCCATCTGATCCTCTGGCTGTTAATAAATTTGAGAGAGCAACTAATGATTTGGATGGAAGGTCATCACATAACATGGATGATGATTCCTACATAGTACCATTGAGGTCAGCTTCACAAGATCAAGTTATAACTGATGGAAGAAATGCTATTGACATGGCTTCTGAGTTCCCATCATCAAATCAGATGGCAGAGAACAAGTCTTATGGGGTTGTAAACCAAGTCAGTTATGAACCAgatgaattaaatttgatgcCTGAACGTGGAGGAGAAAAGGGATCATCTGGTTACAATCCTGCCTTGGATTATGAATTGCAAGCTAATGTTGAAGATGGTGCTtcactgaaaaagaaaaataaggagGCTGTGACTGATGCTAAGCTAGGGTCCAGGAAGTTAAACAAGGACCAGAGAACAAAACTTACGGATACCTCAGATAAGAAAAAGAGTGTGGGACCAATAAGGAAAGGAAAGCCTTCAAAGTTGAGTCCTCTGGATGAAGCAAGAGCACGTGCTGAGAGACTGAGAACCTATAAAGCTGATCTGcagaaaatgaagaaacagaAG GAAGAGGAAGAGTTAAAACGACTGGAAGCTTTGAAGATAGAGAGGCAAAAGAGAATTGCAGCTAGAGGCAGTTCAATTCCGGTGCAATCGCCTTTGCCCTCACAGCAAACCCAAAAACAGCTGCCTACAAAACTTTCTCCTAGTACTCATAGAGGTTCAAAGTTCAGTGATTCAGAGCCTGGACCATCATCGCCCCTACAGAGGTTCCCTGTCAAAACTTCTCTAGGATCCAGTGATTCGCTCAAAGCCTCTAAAGCCAGAACTTCTCTAGGAAGCCACTCCGGAGGAAATAGGTTAACCCGGTCAGTGTCATCATTGCCTGAGCCAAAGAAAGTAAACACTGCTGTAACACCTGATACCAAGGTATCCATGGCCAGGCTTAGAAGATTATCGGAGCCTAAATTAATTAGTAGTCCATATGTTTCTTCTGTGAAGCCACGAAGTGCTGAACCATCATCAAAGCCAAAATCTTCTAATGGGCCTGAGAGTAAGAAAATATCGGCAATTGTGAACTATGATAAATCCAAAGCTGCTTCTCTTCCAGAACTTAAAGTTAGAAAATCTAAAGAAACTGACGTTACCCATGACAAATCAGCAGCAAAAGAATCAACACAGAAGGTTAATGGAACTAAATCTTCTACCGCTTCAGAAGGCACTGAAATGAAGAGGAATAAGGACAAAAATTCACGTCATAGTGTTGGGGATGACAATTTGATTATTGAGAAGACTGTTGTGATGCTGGAATGTGAGAAACCACCTGCTCCTGTAcacaaaagagaagaaaataaggagTTTAAGAAGGGACTCTGTGATGATAACAAAGTAGTTGAGAATAATAAGGTGGTGTCAGATTATGCTGCTATTCGTGCACTAGTGTCACCACTAACCATTCATGGAGCTAATAAAGAACCTATTCAACACCAATTACAAGGGAAAACTGGTTCACATGAG gTCACAAGAGAAAACTCAGGTAATCCTGAGAAGGAATCACAAAAATTTGCTATTATCAGTGTTAGTGAAAAACCAAATCAAGCCCCTTTTGCTCGGGTCTCTTCTTCAGAAGGCCCATGTAGTAGTAATTTAGAGTATGGAATAGCACCCCCTACAGATATGCATATTGTGGCAATGGGGACAGAGATGGTTAGAGGTGATGTTTCTGATTCCAAAAGTTTGAAACTAGAAAAGATTCCAGAAGCATTAAATAAGCCTCAGACAAAGGAATCATCAAAAGGTTTTAGACGATTATTGAAGTTTGGGAAAAAGAATCATAGCTCAGCTACAAGTGACTGTAACAGTGAATCTGACAATCTCAGTGTCAATGGTTCTGAGGCAGATGATGGTGTAAAAACTGTGGCGTCCTCTAGCGAAG TTCATACATTGAAAACTCTGATCTCTCAAGATGAAACCCCTACTGCTGCTGCTATTCCACAAAAGT CTTCCCGAACTTTCTCATTGCTGTCACCCTTCCGAAGCAAGACTAGCGAAAAGAAGCTGACAGCTTGA
- the LOC123212161 gene encoding putative protein phosphatase 2C-like protein 44, translated as MGLGDLYLKLKAFRLRRGGGGRKKTEKKAFWWVPVYHGFHVVVDGESDCDSVVVQREQFGETELWFFGVFDAEVGDGVTKYMQSHFFNKNLKEFQIRRKSKETMRKAYLRARAKVREAHKKDETWKVGSASVMVINVKKLVIANMGDYKVVVCRDGVAHQIDNGHLQTSRRHWTRRLLSAVRILACKAGNAVAVKQSRGAEISVGAEKMDSDTEFVIIASIGIWEVMKNQEAVNLIRNIDDPQEAAKCLATEALTRMSRSNISCLVIRFD; from the exons ATGGGACTCGGAGATCTTTATCTCAAACttaag GCATTTAGACTGAGGCGTGGTGGTGGTGGGAGGAAGAAAACGGAAAAGAAGGCTTTTTGGTGGGTGCCAGTTTATCATGGGTTTCATGTTGTTGTTGATGGTGAGTCAGATTGTGACTCGGTGGTGGTGCAAAGAGAGCAATTTGGAGAGACTGAGTTGTGGTTTTTTGGAGTTTTTGATGCTGAGGTTGGTGATGGAGTCACCAAATATATGCAGTctcatttctttaataaaaatctcAAAGAG TTTCAGATCAGGAGAAAGAGCAAAGAAACAATGAGAAAAGCATATCTCAGAGCAAGAGCAAAAGTGAGAGAGGCACATAAAAAAGATGAGACATGGAAAGTGGGTTCAGCTTCTGTGATGGTGATAAATGTAAAAAAGCTTGTCATAGCAAACATGGGTGACTACAAAGTGGTTGTTTGCAGAGATGGTGTGGCTCATCAGATTGATAATGGACATTTACAAACTTCCAGAAGACATTGGACTAGAAGACTTTTGTCTGCTG TACGCATATTGGCGTGCAAGGCAGGCAATGCAGTAGCTGTGAAGCAGTCAAGAGGCGCAGAAATTTCAGTTGGGGCTGAAAAGATGGACTCTGATACTGAATTTGTCATCATAGCAAGCATTGGCATATGGGAG GTCATGAAGAATCAAGAAGCTGTGAATCTTATTAGGAACATAGATGATCCACAAGAAGCTGCCAAGTGCTTGGCAACGGAGGCTTTAACTAGAATGAGCAGAAGCAACATTTCTTGTCTAGTTATCCGCTTTGACTGA